The Gimesia chilikensis nucleotide sequence CAGCGGATTTGCCGTCCTCGACAGCATCATCAACAACAAACAGCGGGCCCCCAAAATCGTGATGGTCACCGGCAACAGCGAACCCAAATACCGCGAACTCGCCCTCGACCGCGGCGTCGACCGCTTCATCCCCAAACCCTACCACATCGAAGACCTCGTACAGACGGTCAACGAACTGCTCACTCCAGAGTAATAAACAGCTCCCTTACAAAACGGGTGGGCTCGGATGCAATCCGAGCCGAGCGCAGCGAGCAGGAAACTGACTGTGAAATCTCACAATTAAAGAAACTGGTTCCTGCCAGATCATCACTATTGGCAGCATTGCTCTGAATCGATGCATCCCTCTGACAGTTTCCTGTTGTCTACGACAACCCCGGATTACATCCGGGGCCACCCGGGCAGGTTTCATTACATTGGCCATCCAATCGGCACTCCCACAGATTTTCTCAGCTCGTAAAAGCGAGCAGAGCTCCAGCGCCAATCCACAATTCGTTCCACCAACCCCTTCTTCACCGGGTTCATGTGCATATAAGTCAGCTTCTCTTCCATCTTTTCTTCTGACTCGATCTCAAACGAATAAAACCGTTTTTGCCAGATGGGATCTTCATCTGGAAAGGTTCTGATAACCTCACTTTGCTCGAGTAAGTGCAGCTTGATAGAACGACTTGAGCTCCGCTTCCAGTCTCGGATGAATGAACTAAGCTGACCAGTTTCATGAAAC carries:
- a CDS encoding response regulator transcription factor: MNTSPQKRVLIIDDDEGLTEPLQLAIEAEGYEVLTAHDGNEGLMKIERDAPDLVLLDLVMPRRSGFAVLDSIINNKQRAPKIVMVTGNSEPKYRELALDRGVDRFIPKPYHIEDLVQTVNELLTPE
- a CDS encoding REP-associated tyrosine transposase; amino-acid sequence: MGRPRIFDNQRYVHFVTFSCFGNRTHLSRDQCKRLLLGALNHELERYHAVCIGFVIMPDHVHSLIWFHETGQLSSFIRDWKRSSSRSIKLHLLEQSEVIRTFPDEDPIWQKRFYSFEIESEEKMEEKLTYMHMNPVKKGLVERIVDWRWSSARFYELRKSVGVPIGWPM